GCCGACGATCACTTCGAGTTCACCCGACTGCAGTCCCTGCTGGAGGTCGGGCACGGCCTGCAGCACGCGGTTGGGGTCGGTCCGCATCGCGCGCCCGAGGTGGTAGCCGATGACGCTCTTGTTGCCGAAGAGGAGCGTTCCGGTGTCGACCTCGCCGGGCCGGCCGCTGGCCGCGCCGTAGGCGACGATCCGGCCGAACTGCGGGATAGCGTCGAGGCTCTCCGAGAACGTCTCGCCGCCGACGCCGTCGAGCACGATGTCGACGCCCTCGCCGTCGGTGATCTCGTCGACGCGTTCGACGAAGTCGTCCTCGACGTAGTTGATGGGATGGTCGCAGCCGAGGTCGCTGGCCAGGTCAAGCTTCTCCCGCGTGCTCGCGGTGCCGAACACCTCCGCGCCGGCCCGGGATGCGAGCTGGACCGCGGCGGTGCCGACGCCGCCCGCGGCGGCGTGGATCAGCACGCGCTCGTCCTCTTTCAGGTCGCCCCACCCGAACAGGCAGCCGTGGGCGGTGAGGAACTGGACGGGGAACCCGGCGGCCTCCTCGAACGACATCCCGTCGGGGATCGGGAACAGCGAGGCCGTGTCGGCGGTGACGTACTCGGCGTACGCGTTCCCGTTCGTCATCGCGACGACGCGGTCGCCCACGTCCAGCCCGACGCCTTCGCCGACGGCGTCGACCGTGCCGGCGGCCTCCATCCCCGGGACGTACGGCGGTTCGGGACCGCCCTCGTAGTGGCCGCGGCGCTGCATCACGTCGGCGAAGTTGATCCCGGCGGCCTCGACGGCGACCCGGACCTCGCCCTCACCGGGCTCGGGCGTCTCCCGGTCGACGACACTCATCGTCTCGCTCGTGCCGAACTCCTGAACCTCGATGGCCTGCATGGTACCGTCGTACGGACGAGCGGCGGATAAAGCTCCGTGAACGGGGGGAAACCGCGGCTCCGTTCCACGCCGGGCACGCCGGAGCGCGTTTCATCGTGTCCGCTTTCAGGCCAGTTCCGCGGCGACGCCGTCCAGATGGTCGATGCCGACGACGGCGAGCACGTCGCCCTGTCTTCGCAGGTCCTCCAGCTTCGCGGCCATGCACGCCTCGCGCGTGGCGTCCCGCAGGTGGACCGGCTCGGGCGTCTCGAACGCCCGGGTGAGCGAGAGGCTTCGAGACGCCTGCCGCCGTTCGTCCGCCGCCTGGGTCTCGGGCGGGTCGTTCGCGGTGCAGTCGTGGTCGACCGGCCGGTCCAGTTCGACAGTGCGCCCAGTCAGCCGGGCGACGGCCGCGCCGGCCCGACAGACGAGCGCGTGCCGGGTGACGCTCGCGACGCCGCGGAGGACCCGGGCGACGGTGCGGGGCGACGGGCGCTCGTCGCGGATCCGGGCAGCGAGCCGGTGGACAAAGGCGGCGCTGGGCGCGTCGATGCCGGTCACGTCGCAGTCGGCCGCCCGGATGGCTGCACTCATCTCGCCGCCGCGAGACGGCGGGCCCCCGTCCGCCGCGTCGGCGTACGCCTCGAACAGCGGGAGCGCGAGCGGCGAGAGTTCCAGCGCGACGGTCGCGGGGTCGCGGGCGTCGATCAGCGCCCGGACGCGGTGGACGCTGGCGGGGTGGTCGTGGACGACGCCGACGAGCGTCACGTCGCCGGGGGCGGCCGATCCGTCGCCGACAGCCGACTCGTCGGCGGTGACGGTTCGCACGTACTCGTCGTGGAGGCGGGGGTCGTCGCGGGCGGGAGCCATTCGCTACGGACGCCTACGACCGCGGACGGATAACCGTTGCTTTCCGCCGGACGATCGGGATTTCGACAGGTCGGTCGTGTGAACCGCCGGAGTTCGTCGGTCCGCGTGCTGGCGAAAGCCCTCGTTACCCGTCGCCGCCGGACGGAACGCGGTCGGCATCCGACCGATGACGGTTGGCAAGCCCGGCTTACGGGCTGGAACGGACGGAACGACTGCCGTCGCTTATTGAATCCCCCGTCGCGGTTCCGGTCGGAATGCGATCCAACATCACAGACGACGACGAGGGGAAGCACGTGGTCAACGCCGACGGCGACAAGGTGGGCATCGTGAAGGACGTCCGGGCCGGCACGGCACACGTCGACCCCGACCCGGGGATGACCGACAGGATCATGTCCAAACTCGGCTGGGGCGACATGGACGACGACACGTACCCGCTGCAGGAGGCGAACGTCGACGCTGTCACCGACGATGAGGTTCGACTGAAGCGCGACCTGTAGCAGTCGTCGCTAGCGCGGTTTTTATTATATTTGGATGTGAAACGGGGGAGAGAGATCGGTAAGTGAGTGGGCGAATCGACCGTTGTTAATTCCGGAACTGTCAGTACCGGAGTAGTTCGTCGGGGAGGCGATAGCCGGTTTCGTCCTGTTTGAACTGGAACGAGTCAACGACTGAATCCAACGATAGGGGGCCGTAGACGTGTGGAAATGCGCTGCTCCCGTCGTCTCCCGATTCGTATCGAACTGGTGAGTCGAGCTTGGATTCGTCCAGGACGAGAAGCATCATATCATCGTCGGTAGCGTGGTTGATGTCGGCAACGATGACTATCTGTCCCGGTTTCGAACAGTGAACGAACCCTTCTGTGGCAAGTGAGTCCGGACGATGTTCCCCAGTCTCCTGAAACGATTGCCAGTCTGCTCGGGAAAGTGTATGGACGATGTATGCCATCTCGTGAGAAAATCGGCTCCTGACAAATATTGTTGCTGTATGTAACGTATATTTCGCCCCGGAGACAGGTGAAGGAATTGAATAGGCTACTACCGGCGGCCCGTGAGCTACTGCTCGGGCGCGAGCGCCTCCAGCGTCTCGCGCGCCTCGTCGACCGTCGCGCCGCGCGGGAACCCGACGGCGACGGCGTCGACGCCGTCAATCGACGCGAACTTCTCGAACTGCTCGCGCGCTCGCTCGGGCGTGCCCACCGCGGCGAGGTCGTCGATGAGTTCGTCGTCCAGCAGTTCGTTGGCGCGCTCGCGGTCGCCGCTCGCCCACGCCGCGGCCACCTCGTTAGCCACCTCCTCGTGGCCCTGCCGGGCCAGCGAGTCGCGGTAGTAGGTGCCCATCCCGCCGATGTAGAAGGCGCTGTGCTGGAGGCCGAGTTCGCGGGCGCGCTCGCCGTCCTCCAGCGCACAGCAGGTCAGCGACAGCGTGACGCGCACGTCGTCGGGGTCGCGGTCGCCGAGTTCCGCGCCGCGGCGCAGGTTGTCCAGCCGGTCGCGCATGCCGTCGGGCGTGAACACGGTGGCGTGCCAGCCGTCGGCGAAGCGCCCGCAGAGCTCGACCGCCTTCGGTCCCATCCCGGCGGCGTCGACCGGCGGCGCGGGGTCGGGCGGTTCGGAGCGCAGGCGGAAGCCGGCGAGGTTGAAGATGTCGCCGTCGTAGTTCAGCTCCTCCCCGGCGAGGACGCGCTTGATGATGTCGACGTACTCGCGGGTCCGGCGGAGCGGGCGCTCGAAGTCGACGCCGTGCCAGCCCTCGATGACGGCGGGACCGCTCGGGCCGATGCCGAGGCGGAGGCGGCCGTCCGACACCTCCTGAAGCGTTGCGGCGGTCTGGCCCATCAGCGCCGGCGACCGCGCGTAGACGTTGAGGATGCTCGGGCCGATACCGATCTCGTCGGTGCCGTGGGCGATGCTGGTCAGGCTGGTGACGGCGTCGCGGCCCCACGTCTCCGGGAGCCAGGCGCGCTCATATCCGAGGTCCTCCGCCTGCTGCGAGAGGTCGACGAGCGTGTCGACGCTCGGCTGCGCCGCGACGGGCAGGTGGACGGTGCGGTCGGTCATACGTCGGGGTTCTCCATGATGTCCGGAAGCCCTGCCGGGGTGATCGTCTGCCCGACCACGTAGGACGCGGCGGGGCTGGCGAGGAACTGCGCCACGTCGGCGATCTCCTCGCTGGTGCCGATGCGTCGCTCGACCTCGTCGCGCTCTATCTCGTCGGCGCTGACGCCCATCTGGCTCTCGACGCCGGGCGTGGCGACGAAGCCGGGCGAGATGCAGTTGACGCGGACGCCGTCGCCCGCCCACTCGTGGGCTAGCGTCGTCGTGAGGTTGATCACGCCGGCCTTGGCCGCGGCGTAGTGGCTCATGTACGGCGCGCCCTGCTCGCCGGCGACGCTGGCGAGGTTGACGACGCTCCCGCCGCCGTCCTTCAGGTGCTCGCCGGCGACCTGCGTGCAGTGGTACGTGCCCGTCAGGTTGATGTCGACGATGGTGCCCCAGCCGTTCGGGGAGATGTCGTCGAAGTTCGCCATGAAGCTCGCGCCGGCGTTGTTCACGAGCACGTCCAGCCCGCCGAACTCCTCGACCGTGGCCTCGACCAGCGCCTCGACGGCGTCGCGCTCGGTCACGTCGCACTCGACGGCGAGCGCGTCACCCGGGCGCTCGCTGTCCGCGATCCCGTCGGCGACCGGTTCGACGTTGTCGATGTCGCGGGAGCAGACGACCACGTCGACGCCGTCGTCCGCGAACCGCTCGGCGATCCGCTTGCCGATACCGCTCGACGCGCCCGTTACCACCGCGGTCTCGCCGTCGACGCGGAACTGTTCGACCGTCACGCGGACCCCTCCGTGCGTGTCATTGTCACGAATTTATACACAGTCAACGCCCATAAAGTTGTGCGGTCGGGAGAAACCGACATCGCGCCGGAAGTTTATTCGTCGTCCCTGCCCTGCGGTGGCACATGGCGGACGACTACTACGAGCGCCTCGTCGACGAGGACGCGCTCCGGACCTACCTCGAATCCGAACTCGGCCCGGCCGACGGGTTCGACGTACAGCGCCACCGCGAGGGCCACTCCAACGAGACGCTGTTTCTCCAGTGGGGCGACCGCGACCTGGTGGTCCGGCGGCCCCCGCCGGGCGAGACGGCGGACAAGGCCCACGACGTGCTCCGCGAGTACCGCGTCGTCGACGCGCTGCAGGACGGGCCGGTGCCGGTTCCGACCACGGTGCTGGCCTGCGACGACGAGAGCGTGATCGGCGACGAGTTCTACCTGATGGAGCGTGTCGAGGGCGACGTGATCCGCGACGCGGAGCCGGAGCGCTTCGCCGACCCCGACCGGCGGCGACGGCTCGGCGAGGAACTGGTCGACGGGCTGGCGGCGATCCACGGCGTCGACTACGAGGCGGTCGGCCTCGGCGAGTTCGGCCACCCCGAGGGCTTCGCCGAGCGGCAGGTGCGGCGCTGGTCCGAACAGCTCACCTGGGCGTTCTCGAAGACGGCCGACGAGCGCGAGGTACCGGTGCTGTACGACGTGATGGAGTGGCTCACCGACAACGCGCCCGAAGACCACCCCCACACGCTCGTCCACGGCGACTACAAGCTCGACAACGTGATGTACGGGCCGAGCGAGGACCCTGAACTCGTCGGCGTGTTCGACTGGGAGATGAGCACGCTGGGCGACCCGCTGACCGACCTCGGCTGGATGCTGTCGGTCTGGCGCGACCCGAAAGACCCCGAACCGCCCGCGTCGAACATGGTGACCCGCGTCATGGAGGCGGAGGGGTACCCCACCCGGCGGGAACTCGTCGACCGCTACGAGGCGAAGACCGGCATCGAGTACGAGAACGACCGCTTCTACCGCGCGCTGGCGGTGTACAAGCTCGCCGCGCTGGGCGAGATGTTTTTCGCGCGCTACCTGCAGGACGACGCAGACGACCCCCTGTATCCGAAGATGGAGGAGACGGTCCCGGCGCTGGGCGAGCGCGCGATGCGGATCATCGACGGCGAGGAGCCGCTCTGATCCCCGACGCCGCCCGATCGGTCACGGTGCGTCCCCGTTTGTCGACTCCCCGGCCATTGACAGGTGGGGTTCGACCGCGGCGATGGCGTCGGTCGGCCGGACGACGTCGTCGTCGACGGTCACGACCCCCGCGTCCGTCAGCTTCGGCAGGTCGACGTGGTGGAGGCTGGTGTACACCCGACCGCGGTGCTCCCGGTCGCCGTCCGCATCCTCCGCCTCGGCCACGCACTCTGCGAGGTCGTAGAGGGGGAGGCCGTCGCGGTCGCGGACGAGCCGTCGCAGAACGAGCCGCTGGCGGCGGTTCGACAGCAGTTCGAACAGTGTCCCGGGGTCGAGTTGCTCCGTGACGGCAGTCCGCCGGCGGCCGTCCAGGTCCAGTACGCTGTCGAACGCTCCGGCGACCGCCGCGACCGTCGCGTCCTCGCATCCACCGGTTTCGAACGCCGCACAGAGGCTCGCCGGTCGCGCCGACAGCGCCGCGCCGAACTCCTCCAAGAAGCGCGTCAGCGCCGGCAGGGAGGCGGCGTGGAGAAGCGATTCGACCGCGTCGAGGTACACCACGGTGTCGCCCGACAGCGGCGTCCAGGCGTCGAGGAGTGACTCGACCGCGGTCCGGACGCCGTCCAGGTCGCCGGGGTCGGGCACCCCACGGACCGCGCTCTCCCCGGACGACGGCGTCGCGACCGCCGCCCGGGTGCGTTCGCCCACGTCGACGACGCCGAGATGCGTGGGGACGGTGTCGACGTGGTCCAGCCACCGCTTGACGAACCCGTCTGCGGACCGGCCACAGGCTACCGCCAGCACGGTCCGCGCGCCGGGGTCCGGGCCGGCGACGATGTCGAGGCATCTGGCACGCTCGTCGGCGCCGAACGTCCGGGCACACACGAGCGCGTGCGCCCCCGACTCTCCGAGTACTGCCCTCGTCTCCGACATCTTGATCTCTCCGAGTTGACACGACGTTCGGCACCCCGTGGTATAAAACCATGTGCACCGACCACCTTCCGGGAAGGGGGAGACCGCCCGCAGGCGACATGCGAGGGATCGCTTCAGGGTTTCACGGATCGGACCACGGGCGCTGGCCGTGGCTCCCTCGCCGGGCGACACCGCGCTCCCGTGCCGGCCGCGACACGGAGCGTCTCGCCCGCCGCGCTTTTGCCGCCACCGTCCTCATGGAGGGTATGCGACTTCACTGGCACCGGCGGGACCTGCGGGTCGCGGACAACCGCGCGCTGTCGCGGGCGGCCGCCGACG
This sequence is a window from Halostella salina. Protein-coding genes within it:
- a CDS encoding DUF952 domain-containing protein; translation: MAYIVHTLSRADWQSFQETGEHRPDSLATEGFVHCSKPGQIVIVADINHATDDDMMLLVLDESKLDSPVRYESGDDGSSAFPHVYGPLSLDSVVDSFQFKQDETGYRLPDELLRY
- a CDS encoding PRC-barrel domain containing protein, which encodes MRSNITDDDEGKHVVNADGDKVGIVKDVRAGTAHVDPDPGMTDRIMSKLGWGDMDDDTYPLQEANVDAVTDDEVRLKRDL
- a CDS encoding DUF7504 family protein, producing the protein MSETRAVLGESGAHALVCARTFGADERARCLDIVAGPDPGARTVLAVACGRSADGFVKRWLDHVDTVPTHLGVVDVGERTRAAVATPSSGESAVRGVPDPGDLDGVRTAVESLLDAWTPLSGDTVVYLDAVESLLHAASLPALTRFLEEFGAALSARPASLCAAFETGGCEDATVAAVAGAFDSVLDLDGRRRTAVTEQLDPGTLFELLSNRRQRLVLRRLVRDRDGLPLYDLAECVAEAEDADGDREHRGRVYTSLHHVDLPKLTDAGVVTVDDDVVRPTDAIAAVEPHLSMAGESTNGDAP
- a CDS encoding quinone oxidoreductase family protein, with product MQAIEVQEFGTSETMSVVDRETPEPGEGEVRVAVEAAGINFADVMQRRGHYEGGPEPPYVPGMEAAGTVDAVGEGVGLDVGDRVVAMTNGNAYAEYVTADTASLFPIPDGMSFEEAAGFPVQFLTAHGCLFGWGDLKEDERVLIHAAAGGVGTAAVQLASRAGAEVFGTASTREKLDLASDLGCDHPINYVEDDFVERVDEITDGEGVDIVLDGVGGETFSESLDAIPQFGRIVAYGAASGRPGEVDTGTLLFGNKSVIGYHLGRAMRTDPNRVLQAVPDLQQGLQSGELEVIVGESFPLADAAEAHEFIENRGSTGKVVLKPA
- a CDS encoding phosphotransferase family protein, with the translated sequence MADDYYERLVDEDALRTYLESELGPADGFDVQRHREGHSNETLFLQWGDRDLVVRRPPPGETADKAHDVLREYRVVDALQDGPVPVPTTVLACDDESVIGDEFYLMERVEGDVIRDAEPERFADPDRRRRLGEELVDGLAAIHGVDYEAVGLGEFGHPEGFAERQVRRWSEQLTWAFSKTADEREVPVLYDVMEWLTDNAPEDHPHTLVHGDYKLDNVMYGPSEDPELVGVFDWEMSTLGDPLTDLGWMLSVWRDPKDPEPPASNMVTRVMEAEGYPTRRELVDRYEAKTGIEYENDRFYRALAVYKLAALGEMFFARYLQDDADDPLYPKMEETVPALGERAMRIIDGEEPL
- a CDS encoding SDR family NAD(P)-dependent oxidoreductase, with the translated sequence MTVEQFRVDGETAVVTGASSGIGKRIAERFADDGVDVVVCSRDIDNVEPVADGIADSERPGDALAVECDVTERDAVEALVEATVEEFGGLDVLVNNAGASFMANFDDISPNGWGTIVDINLTGTYHCTQVAGEHLKDGGGSVVNLASVAGEQGAPYMSHYAAAKAGVINLTTTLAHEWAGDGVRVNCISPGFVATPGVESQMGVSADEIERDEVERRIGTSEEIADVAQFLASPAASYVVGQTITPAGLPDIMENPDV
- a CDS encoding TraB/GumN family protein codes for the protein MAPARDDPRLHDEYVRTVTADESAVGDGSAAPGDVTLVGVVHDHPASVHRVRALIDARDPATVALELSPLALPLFEAYADAADGGPPSRGGEMSAAIRAADCDVTGIDAPSAAFVHRLAARIRDERPSPRTVARVLRGVASVTRHALVCRAGAAVARLTGRTVELDRPVDHDCTANDPPETQAADERRQASRSLSLTRAFETPEPVHLRDATREACMAAKLEDLRRQGDVLAVVGIDHLDGVAAELA
- a CDS encoding TIGR04024 family LLM class F420-dependent oxidoreductase, with translation MTDRTVHLPVAAQPSVDTLVDLSQQAEDLGYERAWLPETWGRDAVTSLTSIAHGTDEIGIGPSILNVYARSPALMGQTAATLQEVSDGRLRLGIGPSGPAVIEGWHGVDFERPLRRTREYVDIIKRVLAGEELNYDGDIFNLAGFRLRSEPPDPAPPVDAAGMGPKAVELCGRFADGWHATVFTPDGMRDRLDNLRRGAELGDRDPDDVRVTLSLTCCALEDGERARELGLQHSAFYIGGMGTYYRDSLARQGHEEVANEVAAAWASGDRERANELLDDELIDDLAAVGTPERAREQFEKFASIDGVDAVAVGFPRGATVDEARETLEALAPEQ